In a genomic window of Nitrososphaerota archaeon:
- the tuf gene encoding translation elongation factor EF-1 subunit alpha has product MANKPHLNLIVTGHVDHGKSTSMGHFLFDLGVVDQRMIEEFAKESEKTGAGDSFKYAWVLDQLKDERERGVTIDLAFQRFETPKYFYTLIDAPGHRDFIKNMITGASEADAAVLVVSAKKGEEDVALGPGGQAREHAFLLRTLGVTQLVVTINKMDDQTVKYSEQRFGEAKQDVENLLKTVGYNTAKINVIPVSGWTGENLVKKSTNMPWYKGPTLMEALDQFTEPPKPIEKPLRLPVQDVYTITGVGTVPVGRIETGKIKVGDSISIMPEGLTAEVKSIETHHTAMQEAMAGDNIGFNLRGVSKTDFRRGSVLGPSNNPPTIAKEFLAQIIVVYHPTAIAPGYTPVLHAHTAQVAATIVEIVAKIDPRTGQPTEEKPKTIKTGDSAIVKIQPLRPIVLETFKEYPELGRFALRDMGSTVAAGIVREITQKGQVEKAVAKA; this is encoded by the coding sequence ATGGCAAATAAGCCTCACCTGAACCTGATAGTAACCGGTCACGTGGACCACGGTAAGTCCACTTCAATGGGCCACTTCCTCTTCGACCTCGGCGTGGTCGACCAAAGGATGATCGAGGAGTTCGCGAAGGAGTCCGAGAAGACTGGAGCCGGCGACTCGTTCAAGTACGCCTGGGTCCTCGACCAGCTGAAGGACGAAAGAGAGAGAGGAGTTACCATCGACCTCGCATTCCAAAGGTTCGAGACTCCGAAGTACTTCTACACCCTGATCGACGCCCCCGGGCACCGTGACTTCATCAAGAACATGATTACGGGCGCCTCCGAGGCGGACGCCGCGGTCCTCGTAGTCTCGGCCAAGAAGGGCGAAGAGGACGTTGCCCTGGGCCCAGGCGGCCAGGCCAGGGAGCACGCCTTCCTCCTGAGGACCCTCGGCGTGACCCAGCTCGTCGTGACGATAAACAAGATGGACGACCAGACTGTGAAGTATTCCGAACAGCGCTTCGGCGAGGCGAAGCAGGACGTGGAGAACCTGCTAAAAACAGTCGGGTACAACACCGCCAAGATCAACGTAATCCCGGTATCCGGCTGGACCGGCGAGAACCTGGTCAAGAAGTCGACCAACATGCCCTGGTACAAGGGGCCGACCCTGATGGAAGCCCTCGATCAGTTCACCGAGCCTCCGAAGCCCATCGAGAAGCCGCTCAGACTCCCGGTCCAGGACGTCTACACAATCACTGGCGTCGGCACGGTCCCGGTCGGAAGGATCGAGACTGGCAAGATCAAGGTCGGAGACAGCATATCGATCATGCCCGAAGGCCTGACGGCTGAGGTGAAGTCCATAGAGACCCACCACACTGCGATGCAGGAGGCCATGGCAGGAGACAACATCGGTTTCAACCTGAGAGGAGTCTCGAAGACCGACTTCCGAAGGGGTTCAGTCCTCGGTCCTTCCAACAACCCTCCGACCATCGCCAAGGAGTTCCTCGCGCAGATAATCGTGGTCTACCACCCGACAGCCATAGCCCCAGGCTACACCCCGGTGCTCCATGCCCACACCGCCCAGGTCGCAGCCACCATCGTCGAGATAGTCGCAAAGATCGACCCGAGGACAGGCCAGCCCACAGAAGAGAAGCCCAAGACCATCAAGACGGGAGACTCGGCCATCGTGAAGATCCAGCCACTCCGACCTATCGTCCTCGAGACGTTCAAGGAATACCCAGAATTGGGGAGGTTTGCGCTTCGTGACATGGGGTCAACCGTAGCAGCAGGAATTGTGCGGGAAATCACGCAGAAGGGCCAAGTCGAGAAGGCAGTCGCAAAGGCATAG
- a CDS encoding transcriptional regulator, whose protein sequence is MANDRAIGGTIFAGSIIGIILYGLLIWYWPLLVLEITAFLAVLLVLAILGWIGYTMATTPPPEPITDIPEMAPDPKSVSDDKKK, encoded by the coding sequence ATGGCCAATGACAGGGCAATCGGCGGGACGATCTTCGCGGGTAGCATCATCGGGATAATCCTCTACGGACTGCTGATCTGGTACTGGCCCCTGCTGGTTCTCGAGATAACGGCCTTCCTCGCCGTGCTCCTCGTGCTTGCAATCCTAGGCTGGATCGGGTACACCATGGCGACAACCCCGCCACCGGAACCCATCACGGACATCCCCGAGATGGCGCCGGACCCGAAGTCCGTGTCGGACGACAAGAAGAAGTAG
- a CDS encoding glycosyltransferase family 2 protein, producing MVDVVVVGDTRNRGQGRDYAELLSGFEGVRQVHLVYDRNVGAAVNRGLRRSKTPYVVIAGGDCWFDQGSFKKLLGHTDHRGYRFAHPRGLPLPTRGFLDTGIVFREFLLQNPMDDWPDYCEEVKFRQPEFQAGLVKPIDVTFEHRHDPSLPHMSSRTMWTRKLWSYAYKFHVAPPLGALRRGILGQRKAPEAPTGAHLGG from the coding sequence ATGGTGGACGTCGTGGTTGTCGGAGACACAAGAAACCGGGGGCAGGGCAGGGACTACGCGGAGCTGCTCTCGGGATTCGAAGGCGTAAGACAGGTCCACCTCGTCTACGACAGGAACGTCGGGGCGGCGGTCAATCGAGGGCTAAGGAGGTCCAAGACTCCCTATGTGGTAATCGCGGGGGGCGACTGCTGGTTCGACCAGGGGAGTTTCAAGAAGCTCCTCGGACACACCGACCACCGTGGATACCGCTTTGCCCACCCTAGGGGTCTGCCGCTGCCTACTCGGGGCTTCCTTGACACTGGGATTGTGTTCAGAGAGTTCCTCCTTCAGAACCCGATGGACGACTGGCCAGACTATTGTGAAGAAGTGAAATTCCGCCAGCCGGAGTTCCAGGCAGGCCTGGTCAAGCCTATCGACGTGACCTTCGAGCACAGGCACGACCCTTCCCTCCCCCACATGAGTTCGCGCACAATGTGGACGAGGAAGCTGTGGTCCTACGCGTACAAGTTTCACGTAGCGCCCCCCTTGGGGGCGCTCAGGAGGGGGATTCTTGGCCAGCGGAAGGCGCCGGAGGCTCCGACCGGCGCGCACCTAGGCGGCTGA
- a CDS encoding glycosyltransferase family 4 protein, with the protein MVVTRRDSDRFGLTTYGKTYADGPFVFLLRAELMARNFDIVHVHSLDRVVPWLKRLYGGRPVVMHYHGTDILGRWEEKRGRWRRADFIAYSTPNLSEGAPAEAVHLPNPVDTDLFHTGSQKTPRSALTIRYGMDEEARKVAAEKSLDLSLVDRGSVTYADMASLLSKFEYYLDLRRPMGFDEPVKSLGKAALEALACGCKVVDWSGRVLEGLPGENRPEAVAARWHSVYEALVRGGAARN; encoded by the coding sequence CTGGTAGTCACGCGCAGGGACTCGGACAGGTTCGGCCTCACGACTTACGGGAAGACCTACGCCGACGGGCCGTTCGTCTTCCTCCTTCGCGCGGAGCTTATGGCGCGCAACTTCGACATCGTCCACGTCCATTCCCTGGACAGGGTCGTCCCCTGGCTGAAACGGCTCTACGGCGGAAGGCCGGTCGTGATGCACTACCACGGGACTGACATCCTTGGCAGGTGGGAGGAGAAGAGGGGGAGGTGGAGGCGCGCCGACTTCATCGCCTACTCGACCCCGAACCTCTCGGAAGGCGCACCGGCCGAGGCGGTCCACCTTCCGAACCCTGTTGACACCGACCTCTTCCATACGGGAAGTCAAAAGACGCCGAGGTCGGCCCTTACCATACGATACGGGATGGACGAAGAGGCCAGGAAGGTCGCGGCTGAGAAGTCCCTGGACCTTTCTCTGGTGGACAGAGGGAGCGTCACCTACGCCGACATGGCCAGCCTTCTTTCCAAGTTCGAGTACTACTTGGACCTTCGGAGGCCCATGGGGTTCGACGAGCCCGTGAAGTCTCTGGGCAAGGCCGCACTGGAAGCGCTGGCCTGCGGATGCAAGGTGGTGGATTGGTCCGGACGGGTCCTTGAAGGCCTGCCGGGGGAGAACAGGCCCGAAGCGGTGGCAGCACGTTGGCACTCGGTCTACGAGGCTCTCGTCCGAGGCGGAGCGGCACGCAATTGA
- a CDS encoding glycosyltransferase family 2 protein, with protein sequence MKTVGVVLAARNEEKSIPGVLAALENQTLRPTEVVVVDDGSRDRSGQILEAAARHSVFKLTMVNLPYHEKSYVGLPELAAVFNSGLKVLRDSSPKVDFVMILGGDHLLPPNYLQKIVEKFEADPFLAVAGGRIANEPYWEHAPRGSSMLVRFDFWEKVGGVKFPVDYGWESWLYLKALQTGRQTRSFKDVPTTVSRRTSATKGVPYGRAMFALGYYWPYALGRCALLARRSPRSAVQMFAGYLGHGGVKRLDVADWVGRSQRRTLVNRAALVLLRRGRR encoded by the coding sequence TTGAAGACAGTCGGCGTGGTCCTCGCCGCCAGGAACGAGGAGAAGTCGATCCCGGGCGTACTGGCAGCCCTCGAGAACCAGACACTCCGCCCGACCGAGGTGGTTGTGGTGGACGACGGCTCAAGAGACCGCAGCGGACAGATTCTTGAGGCCGCGGCCCGCCATTCCGTGTTCAAGCTGACCATGGTCAACCTCCCGTATCATGAAAAGAGCTACGTCGGGCTCCCGGAGCTCGCCGCGGTCTTCAACTCAGGTTTGAAGGTCCTGAGGGACAGTAGTCCGAAAGTGGACTTCGTGATGATCCTAGGAGGAGACCACCTCCTTCCGCCGAACTACCTGCAGAAGATAGTAGAGAAATTCGAGGCTGACCCTTTCCTTGCGGTCGCAGGAGGGCGGATAGCCAATGAACCCTACTGGGAGCATGCTCCGAGGGGGTCGAGCATGCTGGTGAGGTTCGACTTCTGGGAGAAGGTGGGCGGGGTGAAGTTTCCGGTCGACTACGGATGGGAGAGCTGGCTGTACCTAAAGGCACTTCAGACCGGTCGCCAGACTAGGAGCTTCAAGGACGTGCCCACGACCGTCTCACGCAGGACGTCGGCGACCAAGGGGGTGCCGTATGGAAGGGCGATGTTTGCCCTGGGGTACTACTGGCCCTACGCCCTTGGCAGATGCGCACTCCTCGCGCGCCGGTCGCCCAGAAGCGCAGTCCAGATGTTCGCCGGATACCTTGGTCATGGTGGAGTGAAGCGCCTCGACGTGGCAGACTGGGTCGGGAGGAGCCAGCGAAGAACTCTAGTGAACAGGGCCGCACTGGTCCTCCTGCGCCGCGGCAGACGCTAG
- a CDS encoding ATP-dependent DNA ligase: protein MKRSPAFITLADTLEKSRGTRSKTEKVKILSEYLRSLQPDEAQIAARLAVGSSSERGSKDEAQVGYSALLDVLKEATGASRERVSEVYLRHGDLGEVAAELLEEKQEQTLFQEPLTLADIEAAFLRLRSSKGKGSTANRKGVVKSLILRAGPLEGKYIVKVLTGEMRTGLVSGLLEEAIASAYSVSKAEVARAHMVVGDIGLLAKAAAEGKLSRLRITQFRPVNFMLAEPMATATEIAEHFGKEVYAEYKYDGVRAQAHKLGKEVRLYSRRLEDVSSSFPEVTQTLAAGEGDFILDGEIVPFADEKPLPFQLLQRRLRRMEDFEEAAKNAPVVYFAFDLLQKDGREMVGLPLSRRKEEMNKLIQGGKVRPAESERVRNASQIQKAFNRSRALGYEGLVVKDPASEYTMGKRGSGWVKLKEELDTIDAVVVSAEYGHGKRAGVISDYTFAVRDGAALRTIGKAYSGLTDVEIAQMTQRLKEITIEDRGYWRRVKPEIVLEVAFDSIQRSGRHDSGYALRFPRIKRIRTDKALPDIDDIRKVEQIFQGQKLKVEES, encoded by the coding sequence ATGAAACGTAGCCCAGCTTTCATCACGCTGGCCGATACCCTGGAGAAGTCCAGGGGGACGAGGAGCAAGACCGAGAAGGTGAAGATCCTTTCAGAGTACCTCAGGTCGCTTCAGCCTGACGAAGCACAGATCGCAGCCCGGCTGGCAGTCGGGAGTTCGTCGGAGAGAGGGAGCAAGGACGAGGCCCAGGTGGGCTACTCTGCTCTACTCGACGTCCTCAAGGAAGCGACGGGGGCAAGCCGGGAAAGGGTCTCTGAGGTCTACCTCAGGCACGGGGACCTGGGGGAGGTGGCAGCTGAGCTTCTGGAGGAGAAGCAGGAGCAGACGCTCTTCCAGGAACCTCTGACCCTTGCGGACATCGAAGCCGCTTTTCTGCGCCTCCGGTCGTCCAAGGGGAAGGGCTCCACCGCCAACAGGAAAGGGGTAGTGAAGTCTCTGATACTTAGGGCGGGCCCACTGGAGGGGAAGTACATTGTGAAGGTCCTGACGGGCGAGATGCGAACCGGGCTCGTTTCCGGACTCCTGGAAGAAGCAATCGCAAGTGCATACTCGGTCTCCAAGGCGGAGGTGGCCAGGGCCCACATGGTGGTGGGAGACATCGGCCTCCTCGCCAAAGCTGCGGCCGAGGGGAAGCTGAGCAGGCTGAGAATCACCCAATTCAGGCCCGTCAACTTCATGCTCGCCGAGCCCATGGCAACGGCTACGGAAATCGCGGAGCACTTCGGCAAAGAAGTCTACGCCGAGTACAAGTATGACGGAGTCAGGGCGCAAGCCCACAAGCTAGGCAAGGAGGTAAGGCTCTACTCCCGGAGGCTCGAGGACGTCAGCTCCAGCTTCCCGGAGGTGACGCAAACACTCGCGGCCGGGGAGGGGGATTTCATCCTCGACGGTGAAATCGTTCCCTTCGCCGACGAGAAGCCCCTCCCCTTCCAGCTCCTGCAGCGGCGGCTCAGGAGAATGGAAGACTTCGAGGAGGCCGCGAAGAATGCGCCGGTGGTATACTTCGCCTTCGACCTGCTCCAGAAGGACGGCCGGGAGATGGTGGGCCTCCCGCTGTCGCGGAGGAAGGAGGAGATGAACAAGCTCATCCAGGGGGGGAAGGTCAGGCCCGCGGAGTCTGAGAGAGTTAGGAATGCCTCCCAAATCCAGAAGGCCTTCAACCGAAGCAGAGCGCTGGGCTACGAGGGGCTCGTCGTGAAGGACCCGGCCAGCGAGTACACTATGGGAAAGAGAGGCTCAGGCTGGGTGAAGCTCAAGGAAGAGCTGGACACCATCGACGCGGTGGTAGTGTCGGCAGAGTACGGCCATGGGAAGCGTGCTGGCGTCATCTCTGACTACACCTTCGCGGTGAGGGACGGCGCCGCCCTAAGGACAATAGGGAAGGCGTACAGCGGACTGACCGACGTGGAGATCGCCCAGATGACGCAGAGGCTGAAGGAGATCACAATCGAGGACAGGGGCTACTGGAGAAGGGTGAAACCAGAGATCGTCCTCGAGGTCGCCTTCGATAGCATCCAAAGGAGCGGCAGGCACGACAGCGGGTACGCCCTCCGGTTCCCGCGAATCAAGAGGATCCGCACTGACAAGGCCCTCCCGGACATCGATGACATCAGGAAGGTGGAGCAGATCTTCCAAGGCCAGAAGCTCAAGGTCGAAGAGAGCTAG
- the rimI gene encoding ribosomal protein S18-alanine N-acetyltransferase translates to MQKSVLAKVGDYEIRRCDRDDVPAIIDINMKTLPEHYSDYFYYEILGEFPETFLVAELGGELVGYIMCRVEYGFSHLRRLGLARKGHVVSVAVTEEHRGKGIGSRLMVAAQEEMEKKTATESYLEVRVSNQLAISLYDKLGYKVTNRLEAYYRDGEGALVMAIQLGK, encoded by the coding sequence TTGCAGAAGTCAGTCTTGGCCAAGGTGGGCGACTACGAGATACGCAGGTGCGACAGAGACGACGTCCCCGCAATTATCGACATCAACATGAAGACACTGCCTGAGCACTATTCGGACTATTTTTACTACGAGATACTTGGCGAATTCCCGGAGACTTTCCTGGTGGCTGAGTTGGGGGGCGAGCTGGTGGGATACATCATGTGCAGGGTGGAATACGGCTTCTCCCATCTGAGGAGGCTCGGTCTTGCGAGGAAGGGTCACGTGGTGTCGGTTGCGGTCACCGAGGAGCACAGGGGGAAGGGGATAGGGAGCAGGCTGATGGTCGCAGCCCAGGAGGAGATGGAAAAGAAGACTGCGACAGAGTCCTATCTCGAGGTCAGAGTCTCAAACCAGCTGGCGATATCGCTCTACGACAAGCTCGGGTACAAGGTCACGAACCGCCTCGAAGCCTACTACAGGGACGGAGAGGGGGCCCTGGTCATGGCCATACAACTCGGGAAATGA
- a CDS encoding TATA-box-binding protein — translation MPQTKAIVSIENVVASASINQTVDLNLITKNFVTVEYHPDQFPGLVFRLRNPKTATLIFSSGKMVCTGAKSEEMARKAVAEVVRQLKKGKIPIKNEAEVQIQNIVASASLGGKVHLEEAARTLPKSMYEPEQFPGLIHRMADPKTVILLFASGKLVCTGAKKESEVYRAVNNLHVTLEEKNLMAY, via the coding sequence ATGCCCCAAACCAAGGCGATAGTCAGCATCGAGAACGTAGTAGCTTCCGCATCGATCAACCAGACGGTCGACCTCAACCTCATCACAAAGAACTTCGTCACCGTCGAATACCACCCCGACCAGTTCCCCGGCCTGGTCTTCCGCCTGAGGAACCCGAAGACCGCCACCCTGATCTTCAGCTCGGGAAAGATGGTCTGCACGGGCGCCAAGTCCGAAGAGATGGCAAGGAAAGCAGTAGCAGAAGTGGTCCGGCAGCTCAAGAAGGGGAAGATCCCAATCAAGAACGAGGCCGAAGTGCAAATCCAGAACATAGTCGCGTCGGCAAGCCTGGGGGGCAAGGTCCACCTCGAGGAGGCGGCGAGGACCCTGCCCAAGTCGATGTACGAGCCTGAGCAGTTCCCGGGTCTTATCCACCGCATGGCCGACCCGAAGACTGTGATACTGCTGTTCGCTTCGGGGAAGCTCGTCTGCACAGGTGCGAAGAAGGAAAGCGAAGTCTACAGGGCCGTTAACAACCTACACGTAACTCTCGAAGAAAAGAACCTAATGGCCTATTAG
- a CDS encoding SWIM zinc finger family protein, with translation MSHSPSYDYRAERGRLICDKGTEVSRLDDNEYAVRSQSGVGQYQVRATELGWTCSCPDYSYRQSKCKHIHAVEFSRKIRTAVELGTLAEFTTTDALCVLRFKARNQGRCSPQQGGRPSEVHLP, from the coding sequence ATGAGCCATTCCCCTTCTTACGATTATCGCGCTGAGCGTGGCAGGCTAATCTGCGACAAGGGGACTGAGGTAAGCAGGTTAGACGACAACGAATACGCGGTAAGGAGTCAGTCAGGAGTCGGGCAGTATCAAGTCAGAGCTACCGAACTTGGATGGACTTGCTCTTGTCCCGACTACTCCTACCGACAGTCCAAGTGCAAGCACATCCACGCGGTAGAGTTCTCGCGGAAGATTCGAACTGCCGTAGAGCTTGGAACTCTCGCAGAGTTCACCACGACAGACGCTTTGTGTGTTCTGCGGTTCAAGGCACGTAATCAAGGACGGTGTTCGCCACAACAAGGCGGGAGACCTTCAGAGGTTCACCTGCCGTGA
- a CDS encoding DDE-type integrase/transposase/recombinase, producing MFCGSRHVIKDGVRHNKAGDLQRFTCRECGYDFSVNVGFEKMKHDPKAITTALQLYFSGESLRNVQKSLRLLGVEVSHKTVWKWIQKYVGLMKTYLDKITPQVSDTWRADEVYVKFRGNMKYVFAMMDDETRFWIAQEVADSKAKLDARHFFFESMKAGGKVPSTLITDGLKAYHVAFKKVYAWRKYPEKPVHIKEISLRGKIHNNKMERMNGELRDREKVMRGLKVVDTPILKGYQIYHNFVRPHQALDGKTPADLAGIKVMGKNKWLTLIQNASRDERN from the coding sequence GTGTTCTGCGGTTCAAGGCACGTAATCAAGGACGGTGTTCGCCACAACAAGGCGGGAGACCTTCAGAGGTTCACCTGCCGTGAGTGTGGATACGATTTCTCCGTGAACGTTGGTTTCGAGAAGATGAAGCACGACCCGAAGGCAATAACGACCGCACTTCAGCTATACTTCTCAGGGGAGAGCTTGAGAAACGTCCAGAAATCTCTCAGGCTCTTGGGTGTAGAGGTCTCTCACAAGACGGTGTGGAAGTGGATTCAGAAATACGTCGGACTGATGAAGACCTACCTCGACAAGATTACCCCTCAGGTTTCGGACACTTGGCGAGCCGACGAGGTGTATGTCAAGTTCCGAGGCAACATGAAGTATGTCTTCGCCATGATGGACGACGAAACCCGCTTCTGGATTGCTCAGGAGGTCGCGGACTCTAAGGCCAAGCTCGACGCGAGGCACTTCTTCTTCGAGAGCATGAAGGCAGGCGGAAAGGTTCCCTCAACCCTGATAACCGACGGGCTGAAGGCCTACCATGTCGCGTTCAAGAAGGTCTATGCGTGGAGGAAGTATCCAGAGAAGCCCGTCCACATCAAGGAGATTTCCCTCCGAGGGAAGATTCACAACAACAAGATGGAGCGCATGAACGGGGAGCTAAGAGACCGCGAGAAGGTGATGCGAGGCCTTAAGGTCGTGGACACGCCCATCTTGAAGGGGTATCAGATTTACCATAACTTCGTGAGGCCACATCAGGCCTTGGACGGGAAGACCCCTGCGGATTTGGCAGGCATCAAGGTGATGGGGAAAAACAAATGGCTCACACTAATTCAGAACGCTTCAAGAGATGAGAGGAATTAG
- a CDS encoding signal peptidase I, with protein MKLPGRRTSAYITGFVIFILAFAYLELAYARRVDSTSMLPTLEPGDLVVVQHVSISDVRVGDIIIYDPPCSATGYTVIHRVVQIQNTGLITKGDNNPGTDQFLGIATSPITQDCLSGKVVFVVPYIERLATLPFGTNYILAILIIFAVLYSELSSRGRDKSEEDNEKGASVVPKVSPDG; from the coding sequence TTGAAACTTCCGGGCCGAAGGACCTCCGCCTATATCACAGGGTTCGTCATCTTCATACTGGCTTTCGCATACCTGGAGCTGGCCTACGCCCGCAGAGTTGACAGCACAAGCATGCTACCCACTCTCGAACCTGGGGACCTGGTCGTCGTTCAACATGTGTCAATCAGCGACGTCAGAGTGGGAGACATAATCATCTACGATCCGCCCTGCTCAGCGACCGGGTACACGGTCATCCACAGGGTTGTCCAGATACAGAACACCGGACTGATCACAAAGGGCGACAACAACCCGGGCACGGACCAGTTCCTTGGGATAGCGACTTCCCCCATCACCCAGGACTGTCTTTCTGGAAAGGTCGTCTTCGTTGTCCCATACATCGAAAGGCTAGCGACCCTTCCATTTGGCACCAACTACATCCTCGCGATTCTGATTATCTTTGCAGTTCTCTACTCTGAGCTGAGCAGTAGAGGAAGGGATAAGTCTGAGGAGGACAATGAGAAAGGTGCCAGCGTTGTTCCAAAAGTAAGCCCGGACGGTTGA
- a CDS encoding ABC transporter permease, which yields MANLVTYLVRRILFMIPVFLAVSIFTFLITNSAGDPIQLIRLQFKSMPPALLASLRTFYHLDQPLFVRYFLWLQQFLVGNLGFSPQSGQPVATKILPWIGTTLELQISALLLSLGIGVPVGIYSAKHQYQKSDVAVTTTAIFGVSMPTFWLGIMGILVFSLYLHWIPASGAVDFYNTGAWWDSNIYLNYAVHALLPVLVLTFVSIATIVRLVRANMLEVLRQDYILAARASGIKERTITYRYALKNAITPIVTIVGLAFGFALAGAPGLETTFSWPGLGYAFVQAALVLDLPTVQAITMIITILVLIANLGTDLAYAYLDPRVRLS from the coding sequence GTGGCCAATCTTGTAACCTACCTCGTTCGTAGGATTCTGTTCATGATTCCGGTGTTCTTGGCCGTGAGTATTTTCACATTCCTGATCACCAACTCCGCGGGCGACCCTATCCAGCTAATCAGACTGCAGTTCAAGTCAATGCCACCAGCCCTGCTTGCTTCACTCAGGACGTTCTATCACCTAGACCAACCCCTCTTCGTAAGGTACTTCCTCTGGCTCCAGCAGTTCCTCGTGGGGAATCTCGGATTCTCTCCTCAGTCCGGGCAGCCGGTCGCTACCAAGATACTCCCATGGATCGGCACCACTCTTGAGTTGCAGATATCCGCGCTCCTACTCAGCCTCGGGATCGGCGTTCCCGTGGGGATCTACTCCGCGAAGCATCAATACCAAAAGTCTGACGTTGCTGTCACCACAACTGCAATCTTCGGAGTCTCTATGCCAACCTTCTGGCTTGGTATCATGGGGATTCTGGTATTCTCGTTGTACCTGCACTGGATTCCCGCCAGTGGAGCTGTAGATTTCTACAATACCGGGGCGTGGTGGGACAGCAACATCTACCTCAACTATGCGGTCCACGCGTTGCTCCCTGTACTCGTTTTGACCTTCGTCTCCATTGCCACGATTGTGAGGCTGGTGAGGGCCAACATGCTGGAGGTGCTCAGGCAGGACTACATCCTCGCCGCACGGGCTAGCGGGATCAAGGAGAGGACAATCACATACCGGTATGCCCTGAAGAACGCGATAACGCCGATCGTTACGATAGTGGGTCTTGCCTTCGGATTCGCCCTCGCCGGGGCTCCTGGACTTGAAACGACCTTCTCCTGGCCGGGCCTAGGATACGCGTTCGTGCAGGCCGCATTAGTTCTTGACCTCCCAACGGTCCAGGCTATCACTATGATAATCACCATCCTGGTGCTCATCGCAAACCTCGGGACTGATCTGGCGTACGCCTACCTTGATCCAAGAGTGAGACTCAGCTGA
- a CDS encoding ABC transporter permease, with protein MAAKKNPSRRAAGQWAVAFRRFRRNKAGLAGMAIVGFFFFLMFFGYFFAPYPVRSFQCLYQGCAGIGPFVNWAHPLGTEISGIDVYSEILHGTPNDLFVGIVATAIAVGIGIVIGSIAGYVRGASSALLLGFTQVFLVLPVLVIIILFARIFVLEVAAGFGLLLITLILGVFSWPTIALVSRGEILRIRELEFVQAAKALGASNSRILFRHIVPNMLSPIIVISSLLIAGNILTEVVISFLGFGDPNTSTWGLLLQEGFGYIRTQWWVSLFPGLAVVFCVLGFNLLGDGLSDALNPRLRE; from the coding sequence ATGGCCGCGAAGAAAAACCCCTCTCGCAGGGCCGCGGGACAATGGGCGGTCGCATTCCGGAGGTTCAGACGGAATAAGGCCGGGCTTGCTGGAATGGCCATAGTCGGGTTCTTCTTCTTCCTCATGTTCTTCGGCTACTTCTTCGCCCCCTACCCTGTCAGGAGTTTTCAGTGCCTCTATCAGGGGTGCGCAGGAATAGGACCTTTCGTGAACTGGGCTCACCCGCTCGGAACTGAGATCTCCGGCATTGACGTCTACAGCGAGATTCTCCACGGAACTCCGAACGACCTGTTTGTCGGAATAGTGGCCACCGCGATTGCCGTCGGCATCGGGATCGTAATCGGGAGCATCGCGGGCTACGTCAGAGGTGCCTCCAGCGCGTTGCTCCTTGGCTTCACCCAGGTATTCCTGGTGCTGCCTGTCCTGGTGATAATCATCCTGTTTGCCAGGATCTTCGTCCTGGAGGTGGCGGCTGGGTTCGGACTTCTCCTCATCACGCTGATTCTCGGCGTGTTCTCCTGGCCGACTATCGCCCTTGTTTCGAGAGGGGAGATACTCCGCATCAGGGAACTCGAGTTCGTCCAGGCAGCGAAGGCGCTGGGGGCGAGCAATAGCAGGATTCTGTTCAGGCACATCGTCCCCAACATGCTCTCGCCCATAATCGTCATTTCGAGCCTCCTGATCGCCGGGAACATACTCACCGAGGTCGTCATCAGCTTCCTCGGCTTCGGGGATCCGAACACGTCAACCTGGGGCCTCCTGCTGCAGGAGGGTTTCGGGTACATCAGGACCCAATGGTGGGTTTCCCTCTTTCCGGGCCTCGCCGTTGTTTTCTGCGTGCTTGGATTCAACCTCCTCGGGGACGGGCTTTCTGATGCGCTGAACCCGAGGCTCAGAGAGTAG